DNA sequence from the Vibrio pelagius genome:
TTATCGAGTGCAGGAGATCGCACTCTCTGCCTCCGAAAAAAGTAGCCGCCCACAAAAGGTGGATCTGTTATCAGTCACTCGCTCCGTGCTGTCACGCCCAGATGGAAAACTTAAACTCCTCACGGGCTCAGCACACCCGAATGTCAATAACTCGGCAATACGAAGCCTGTATGCCGAAATAGGCCGACATAGTCGTATTCAAGCTCAGTTACCCGGTTATTACCAGCTCCCTCCAGGCGATGATCAGTTGGTGAAACAGCTCCTCAAGATCACTCAAGACATTGGAGTACCAGCCAGTGCCAATGAAATAGCCATCACGCATGGTGCTCAACAAGCGATCAGCCTCGCACTGAGAGCATTAACCGAACCCGGTGATATCGTAGCACTCGAGTCTCCCTGTTATTTTGGCAACCTACTGCTGCTGGAGTCATTAGGGCTCAAGGCGCTGGAGATCCCAAGCAGCGTTCATTCAGGCATTGATATCAATGCCCTGCAAGATGCGATCGAGAAATGGCCGGTTAAAGCGGTATTAGTAACGCCTAATTTCACCAACCCAACGGGCTCTCGAATGCCTTTAAACAATAGAAAGGCACTGCTAGAAGTTACGAAGCAGCTGCCGATCATTGAAGACGATGTGTTTGGCAGTCTAGCCTATGATTCACCACTGCCAAGTCTAAAAGAACTCGATCAAGAGGGGCGCGTTATCTACGTAAATTCACTATCGAAAACGCTCGATTCGAGATTGCGTATCGGTTGGTTGCTCTCAGGGAGGTATC
Encoded proteins:
- a CDS encoding PLP-dependent aminotransferase family protein, whose translation is MGINKYLAVEQHIKNQIEGGILHVHDRLPSIRQLSTHLNMSKNTVIRAYQELEATGLIYSVPKSGYRVQEIALSASEKSSRPQKVDLLSVTRSVLSRPDGKLKLLTGSAHPNVNNSAIRSLYAEIGRHSRIQAQLPGYYQLPPGDDQLVKQLLKITQDIGVPASANEIAITHGAQQAISLALRALTEPGDIVALESPCYFGNLLLLESLGLKALEIPSSVHSGIDINALQDAIEKWPVKAVLVTPNFTNPTGSRMPLNNRKALLEVTKQLPIIEDDVFGSLAYDSPLPSLKELDQEGRVIYVNSLSKTLDSRLRIGWLLSGRYQPQIEKFLLCDNMGSSNLMQSAVGQFLTSGRYRSHIAKMKRLYQTNHKQFHTALSESLNQYPQLKGRYHLSRAEGSFLVWLTLPDSFDSYTLYLDCLEHKLGILPGTVFGTHEQYKHCVRFSVANLEETKEWREGIEMLARLIAKQLTLSR